In Rhodovulum sulfidophilum DSM 1374, the following are encoded in one genomic region:
- a CDS encoding ExbD/TolR family protein encodes MRLPMPAPRPARESVVPMINVVFLLLIFFLIGARLAPPDPIEIDPPEAASDRPPEAEAALLVAADGMLAYGDARDEAVYAALAEVPREGPLSVRADRAAEAAVVARVLARLAAEGVAPVELVAAAR; translated from the coding sequence ATGCGCCTGCCCATGCCCGCCCCGCGTCCGGCGCGGGAAAGCGTCGTTCCGATGATCAACGTGGTGTTTCTTCTGCTGATCTTCTTCCTGATCGGCGCCCGGCTCGCGCCGCCCGACCCGATCGAGATAGACCCGCCCGAGGCCGCGTCCGACCGCCCGCCCGAGGCGGAGGCAGCACTTTTGGTCGCCGCCGATGGCATGCTGGCCTATGGCGATGCCCGCGACGAGGCGGTCTATGCCGCGCTGGCCGAGGTGCCGCGCGAGGGGCCCTTGTCGGTCCGGGCGGATCGTGCCGCCGAGGCTGCGGTCGTGGCGCGGGTGCTGGCCCGGCTCGCGGCCGAAGGGGTGGCCCCGGTCGAGCTGGTCGCGGCCGCGCGCTGA
- a CDS encoding sodium:solute symporter family protein yields MDQFTLNLIFVGLTFAIYIGIAIWARAGSTAEFYAAGRGVHPVLNGMATGADWMSAASFISMAGIIALAPAGGYTQSAFLMGWTGGYVLLALLLAPYLRKFGKFTVPEFIGDRFYSGGARLLAVICLIVISITYVIGQMRGVGVTFGRFLEVSTDTGLYIGAAIVFAYAVFGGMKGITYTQVAQYVVLIIAYTIPAIFISLALTDSFLPQLGLIGSYAPGGGDQAFLAKLDEVVTELGFTAYTADTPNMLNMFLFTMSLMIGTAGLPHVIIRFFTVPKVADARTSAGWALVFIALLYTVAPAVGSMARLNLTTTMWPNAVAGNALDGDAVSLEAIQTDPRLNWVKTWEQTGLLHMEDLNGDGRIQYYNDKNPEMQALAAERGWQGNEVTKIDNDIMVLANPEIAALPSWVIALVAAGAVAAALSTAAGLLLAISSAISHDLIKGAINPKISEKGELLAARISMTGAILIATWLGLNPPGFAAQVVALAFGLAAATIFPVLMMGIFSKRVNKEGAIAGMLVGLVFTAIYIFLYKGWFFIPGTATFADVPENYLFGISPLSIGAVGAILNFAVAFGVSSVTRTPPREVVELVESIRVPRGAGAATGH; encoded by the coding sequence ATGGATCAATTTACCCTCAACCTCATTTTCGTCGGCCTCACCTTTGCCATCTATATCGGCATCGCGATCTGGGCCCGGGCGGGCTCGACCGCGGAATTCTATGCCGCGGGGCGCGGCGTTCACCCGGTTCTGAACGGGATGGCGACCGGCGCCGACTGGATGTCGGCGGCCTCGTTCATCTCGATGGCCGGGATCATCGCGCTGGCGCCTGCCGGCGGCTATACCCAGTCGGCCTTCCTGATGGGCTGGACCGGCGGCTATGTGCTGCTGGCGCTGCTGCTGGCGCCCTATCTGCGCAAGTTCGGCAAGTTCACCGTGCCGGAATTCATCGGCGACCGGTTCTATTCGGGCGGCGCGCGGCTGCTGGCGGTGATCTGCCTGATCGTGATCTCGATCACCTATGTCATCGGGCAGATGCGCGGCGTCGGCGTGACCTTCGGGCGCTTCCTCGAGGTCTCGACCGATACCGGGCTTTACATCGGCGCGGCCATCGTCTTCGCCTATGCCGTGTTCGGCGGCATGAAGGGCATCACCTATACCCAGGTGGCACAATATGTGGTGCTGATCATCGCCTATACCATCCCGGCGATCTTCATCTCGCTGGCGCTGACCGACTCCTTCCTGCCCCAGCTCGGGCTGATCGGCTCTTACGCGCCGGGCGGCGGCGACCAGGCCTTCCTTGCCAAGCTCGACGAGGTGGTCACCGAACTCGGCTTCACCGCCTATACCGCCGACACCCCGAACATGCTGAACATGTTCCTCTTCACCATGTCGCTGATGATCGGCACCGCGGGCCTGCCGCATGTCATCATCCGCTTCTTCACGGTGCCGAAAGTGGCCGATGCGCGCACCTCGGCGGGCTGGGCGCTGGTCTTCATCGCGCTGCTCTACACCGTGGCCCCGGCCGTCGGCTCGATGGCGCGGCTGAACCTGACCACCACGATGTGGCCCAATGCGGTCGCGGGCAATGCGCTGGACGGCGATGCGGTCAGCCTCGAGGCGATCCAGACCGATCCCCGGCTGAACTGGGTGAAGACCTGGGAACAGACCGGCCTGCTGCATATGGAAGACCTGAACGGCGACGGTCGGATCCAGTATTACAACGACAAGAACCCCGAGATGCAGGCACTGGCGGCCGAGCGTGGCTGGCAGGGCAACGAGGTCACCAAGATCGACAACGATATCATGGTGCTGGCCAATCCCGAGATCGCCGCGCTGCCCTCCTGGGTGATCGCGCTGGTGGCCGCGGGGGCGGTGGCGGCGGCGCTGTCGACCGCGGCGGGGCTGCTCCTGGCGATTTCCTCGGCGATCTCGCATGACCTGATCAAGGGGGCGATCAATCCGAAGATCTCGGAGAAGGGCGAATTGCTGGCGGCCCGGATCTCGATGACCGGCGCGATCCTGATCGCCACCTGGCTTGGTCTCAACCCGCCCGGCTTCGCCGCGCAGGTGGTGGCGCTGGCCTTCGGTCTGGCCGCGGCGACGATCTTCCCGGTGCTGATGATGGGGATCTTCTCCAAGCGCGTGAACAAGGAAGGCGCCATCGCGGGGATGCTTGTGGGGCTGGTCTTCACCGCCATCTACATCTTCCTCTACAAGGGCTGGTTCTTCATCCCCGGCACCGCCACCTTCGCGGATGTCCCCGAGAACTACCTGTTCGGCATCTCGCCGCTGTCGATCGGCGCGGTCGGCGCGATCCTCAACTTCGCGGTCGCCTTCGGGGTCTCCTCCGTGACCCGGACGCCGCCTCGCGAGGTGGTGGAGCTGGTCGAGAGCATCCGCGTGCCGCGCGGGGCCGGTGCCGCGACCGGACACTGA
- a CDS encoding DUF4212 domain-containing protein, producing the protein MSGQDSAYWRANVRIILVCLVIWAVSSFGLGIVLRPALEGIMIGGADLGFWFAQQGSIYIFLVLIFVYAWLMNGLDRKHGVDE; encoded by the coding sequence ATGTCCGGACAGGACTCTGCCTATTGGCGCGCGAATGTGCGCATCATCCTCGTCTGCCTGGTGATCTGGGCGGTCTCATCCTTCGGTCTGGGCATCGTGCTCAGGCCGGCGCTGGAAGGCATCATGATCGGCGGCGCCGATCTGGGCTTCTGGTTCGCCCAGCAGGGCTCGATCTACATCTTTCTCGTGCTGATCTTCGTCTATGCCTGGCTGATGAACGGGCTGGATCGCAAGCATGGCGTGGATGAGTAA
- a CDS encoding FecCD family ABC transporter permease yields MVAISHDVPGSHDVPGPAPHWDRTPRAWRLTVLLALALLAISAASLAVGAAGTMPWTVLSDMAAGREIALADRVVLFEIRLPRLVMGALVGAALAVSGAVMQGLFRNPLADPGLVGVSSGAGLGAIAAIVLGGLLPAGIADALGYHLVPFAAFAGGWATTLVLYGIATRRGQTSVATMLLGGIALGALAGALSGILVYMADDAQLRDLTFWGLGSLAGATWAKLAAAAPLMILALVAAPMLGRGLNGLALGEAAAAHVGIPVQRLKTVAILTVAGATGAAVAVSGGIGFVGIVVPHLLRLATGPDHRPLLVNAALLGAALLIGADMIARSLIAPAELPIGIVTAILGGPVFLWILLRRRGLLGI; encoded by the coding sequence ATGGTCGCGATTTCGCATGACGTCCCCGGTTCGCACGACGTTCCCGGCCCCGCCCCGCACTGGGATCGCACGCCCCGCGCCTGGCGGCTGACGGTTCTGCTGGCGCTGGCGCTGCTGGCGATCTCGGCGGCAAGCCTTGCCGTCGGTGCCGCGGGCACCATGCCCTGGACCGTGCTGTCGGACATGGCGGCGGGGCGCGAGATCGCTTTGGCCGACCGGGTCGTGCTGTTCGAGATCCGCCTGCCGCGGCTTGTCATGGGCGCGCTTGTGGGCGCGGCGCTGGCGGTTTCGGGCGCGGTGATGCAGGGGCTCTTTCGCAACCCGCTGGCCGATCCGGGGCTGGTCGGTGTCAGTTCGGGCGCCGGGCTGGGCGCGATCGCGGCCATCGTCCTGGGCGGTCTGCTGCCCGCCGGGATCGCGGACGCGCTGGGCTATCACCTTGTGCCCTTCGCGGCCTTCGCGGGCGGCTGGGCCACCACGCTGGTTCTGTACGGCATCGCCACGCGGCGCGGGCAGACCTCGGTCGCGACCATGCTTCTGGGCGGCATCGCGCTTGGCGCGCTTGCGGGCGCGCTGTCGGGCATTCTGGTCTACATGGCTGATGATGCGCAGCTGCGCGATCTGACCTTCTGGGGGCTCGGCTCGCTTGCCGGGGCCACCTGGGCCAAGCTTGCCGCGGCCGCGCCTTTGATGATCCTGGCGCTGGTGGCCGCACCGATGCTGGGGCGGGGGCTGAACGGTTTGGCGCTGGGCGAGGCCGCCGCCGCGCATGTCGGCATCCCGGTGCAGCGGCTCAAGACCGTCGCGATCCTGACCGTGGCGGGCGCGACCGGGGCCGCGGTCGCCGTCAGCGGCGGCATCGGCTTCGTCGGCATCGTCGTGCCGCATCTCCTGCGGCTCGCGACCGGGCCCGATCACCGGCCGCTGCTGGTCAACGCGGCCCTGCTGGGCGCGGCCCTGCTGATCGGCGCGGACATGATCGCCCGCAGCCTGATCGCGCCGGCCGAGCTGCCCATCGGCATCGTCACCGCCATTCTCGGCGGGCCGGTCTTCCTGTGGATCCTGCTGCGCCGCCGCGGCCTGCTGGGGATCTGA
- a CDS encoding heme ABC transporter ATP-binding protein, whose amino-acid sequence MLDATGITVRLGRREILTGVDFRAQPGQITAIVGPNGSGKTTLLRALTGELSHDGRIRLNHHDPASLRPWVLAGLRGVLPQATPMAFPFTAAEVVRLGLMGGIEAAEPDLVPKALARVGLAGFEPRPYQELSGGEQQRVQLARVLAQVWHPTAHGQPRWLFLDEPVSALDIGHQLQVMAIVRDFADRGGGIVTVMHDLNLTAMFADSVALMAGGGLMAQGAPAEVLCDELLSRAYMCPLRVNALPSDGPYLLPQASGPIAAE is encoded by the coding sequence ATGCTCGACGCCACCGGAATTACCGTCCGTCTGGGGCGCCGCGAGATCCTGACAGGGGTCGATTTCCGCGCGCAGCCCGGACAGATCACCGCCATTGTCGGCCCGAACGGTTCGGGCAAGACGACCCTCCTGCGAGCACTCACCGGTGAACTCTCCCATGATGGGCGGATCCGGCTGAACCACCACGATCCCGCCTCCCTTCGACCCTGGGTGCTCGCAGGCCTTCGGGGGGTGTTGCCGCAGGCCACGCCCATGGCCTTTCCCTTCACCGCCGCCGAGGTGGTCCGGCTGGGCCTGATGGGCGGCATCGAGGCGGCCGAGCCCGATCTGGTGCCGAAGGCGCTGGCGCGGGTCGGACTGGCGGGCTTCGAGCCGCGCCCCTATCAGGAGCTTTCGGGCGGCGAGCAGCAGCGCGTGCAGCTGGCCCGGGTGCTGGCCCAGGTCTGGCATCCGACCGCCCATGGCCAGCCGCGCTGGCTGTTTCTCGACGAGCCGGTCTCGGCGCTCGATATCGGCCACCAGTTGCAGGTGATGGCGATCGTCCGCGATTTTGCCGACCGGGGCGGCGGCATCGTCACCGTCATGCACGACCTGAACCTCACCGCGATGTTCGCCGACAGCGTGGCGCTGATGGCGGGGGGCGGGCTTATGGCGCAGGGCGCGCCGGCCGAGGTGCTGTGCGACGAATTGCTGAGCCGGGCCTATATGTGCCCGCTGCGCGTGAACGCGCTTCCTTCCGACGGACCTTACCTTCTGCCTCAGGCCAGTGGTCCGATCGCTGCCGAATGA
- the htpX gene encoding zinc metalloprotease HtpX, producing MGYFRTALLMAALTAVFMGVGAMIGGSAGAMIALVVAAAMNLITWWNSDAMVLRMNNARPATGPDGAELQRIVTGLARGAGMPVPKVYLIDSDQPNAFATGRSPENAAVAATTGLLARLSAEEIAGVMAHELAHIQNRDTLIMTVTATFAGAISMLANFAFFFGGRREGGAGIVGTLAMALLAPMAAALIQMAISRSREYEADRIGAGICGHPLWLASALTRIEALAERIDNPAAERNPATAHMFIINPLHGGARDKLFSTHPNTANRVAALQRMAPGATPAMTRPATQRPIRRAPRGPWG from the coding sequence ATGGGATATTTCCGGACGGCACTTCTGATGGCGGCGCTGACCGCCGTCTTCATGGGCGTCGGCGCCATGATCGGCGGCAGCGCGGGCGCCATGATCGCACTGGTCGTCGCGGCCGCGATGAACCTCATCACCTGGTGGAACTCGGACGCCATGGTCCTGAGGATGAACAATGCCCGCCCCGCGACCGGGCCGGACGGGGCCGAACTGCAGCGGATCGTGACCGGGCTTGCGCGCGGGGCGGGCATGCCGGTGCCCAAGGTCTATCTGATCGACAGCGACCAGCCGAACGCCTTCGCCACCGGGCGCAGCCCCGAGAATGCGGCGGTGGCCGCCACCACGGGTCTGCTGGCCCGGTTGTCCGCCGAAGAGATCGCGGGGGTGATGGCGCATGAGCTGGCCCATATCCAGAACCGCGACACGCTGATCATGACCGTCACCGCCACCTTCGCGGGCGCGATCTCGATGCTGGCGAATTTCGCCTTCTTCTTCGGCGGCCGCCGCGAGGGTGGCGCCGGGATCGTCGGCACCCTGGCGATGGCTCTGCTGGCGCCGATGGCAGCCGCGCTGATCCAGATGGCGATCAGCCGAAGCCGCGAATACGAGGCCGACCGGATCGGCGCCGGGATCTGCGGCCACCCGCTCTGGCTTGCCTCGGCGCTGACCAGGATCGAGGCGCTGGCCGAGCGGATCGACAATCCGGCGGCCGAGCGCAACCCGGCCACGGCGCATATGTTCATCATCAACCCGCTGCATGGCGGGGCCCGCGACAAGCTGTTCTCGACCCACCCGAATACCGCGAACCGGGTCGCGGCCCTGCAACGGATGGCCCCCGGGGCCACCCCCGCCATGACGCGGCCTGCGACACAGCGCCCGATCCGCCGCGCCCCGCGCGGTCCCTGGGGCTGA
- a CDS encoding ExbD/TolR family protein, producing MSLGLQPAAARRRPSLTPMVDVVFLLLVFFMLAARMGAEVALPVSGGAGGTAEWSGPPRLIDIRPGTLALNGIETPLEGLAEALAPLVSEPSDPVVLRPREGAELQRVIDVIEALSAAGYSQPVLVE from the coding sequence ATGAGCCTCGGGCTGCAACCCGCCGCGGCCCGGCGCAGGCCGAGCCTGACGCCGATGGTCGATGTGGTGTTCCTGCTTCTGGTCTTCTTCATGCTGGCCGCGCGGATGGGCGCCGAGGTGGCGCTGCCGGTCTCGGGCGGTGCGGGCGGTACTGCCGAGTGGTCCGGCCCGCCCCGGCTGATCGACATCCGCCCCGGGACGCTGGCGCTGAACGGGATCGAGACCCCGCTCGAGGGCCTGGCCGAGGCGCTGGCGCCGCTGGTCTCCGAGCCGTCCGATCCGGTCGTGCTGCGTCCGCGCGAGGGCGCCGAGCTGCAGAGGGTGATCGACGTGATCGAGGCGCTGTCGGCGGCCGGTTACAGCCAGCCCGTTCTGGTGGAGTAA
- a CDS encoding MotA/TolQ/ExbB proton channel family protein yields the protein MDLTHKTAAIAEFLDRGGPAIWAIAVLSVMTVALILWKIWRLALAGAWSRTAVQGAVAGWLEGDVWRARAALDGRRGLRAVAVRAAIEARLDPELDATTAREEVARVATRELTRARSGLRALDLIATIAPLIGLLGTVLGMIAAFKTLQETGARADPSALAGGIWEALLTTAAGMAVAIPASVALSWFESVTEAARVDIEDAATRVLTRGGPGRTALRAAAE from the coding sequence ATGGACCTGACCCACAAGACCGCCGCCATCGCCGAGTTTCTCGACCGGGGCGGCCCGGCGATCTGGGCCATTGCCGTTCTGTCGGTCATGACGGTGGCGCTGATACTGTGGAAGATCTGGCGTCTCGCCCTGGCCGGGGCCTGGTCGCGGACGGCGGTGCAAGGCGCGGTCGCGGGCTGGCTCGAGGGCGATGTCTGGCGTGCCCGGGCCGCGCTCGACGGGCGGCGCGGACTGCGCGCCGTTGCGGTGCGGGCCGCGATCGAGGCCCGGCTCGACCCCGAGCTTGACGCCACCACCGCCCGCGAAGAGGTCGCCCGCGTCGCCACGCGCGAGCTGACCCGGGCGCGGTCCGGTCTGCGCGCGCTCGATCTCATCGCGACCATCGCGCCGCTGATCGGCCTTCTCGGCACGGTTCTGGGCATGATCGCGGCCTTCAAGACCCTGCAGGAAACCGGAGCGCGGGCCGACCCCTCGGCGCTGGCGGGCGGTATCTGGGAAGCGCTTCTGACCACCGCGGCTGGCATGGCGGTGGCGATCCCGGCCTCGGTCGCCCTGTCCTGGTTCGAAAGCGTCACCGAAGCCGCGCGGGTCGATATCGAGGATGCCGCGACCCGCGTTCTGACCCGGGGCGGTCCGGGCCGGACGGCGCTTCGGGCGGCCGCGGAATGA
- the acs gene encoding acetate--CoA ligase, which translates to MHAPDPDFVSGAHIDSAKYEAMYRESVEDPEGFWGTHGKRLDWIKPYTEVKNTNFRMGEVEIHWFRDGTLNVASNCIDRHLKTRGDQDAIVFVPDEPDAPVKHITYRELHEKVNRMANVLLSQGVMRGDRVVIYMPMIPEAAYAMLACARIGAIHSVVFAGFSADGLANRINDCGAKVVITADTAPRGGRKTALKSNADAALLHCSDKVRCMVVKHTGDQTTWIPGRDVDVLDLMEHASPDCPPRELASEHPLFILYTSGSTGKPKGVVHSSGGYLAYAAMTHEYTFDYHEGDVFWCTADVGWVTGHSYIVYGPLANGATTVMFEGVPTYPDAGRMWQICQDLKVNQFYTAPTVIRALMGQGTDWVEKYDLSSLKVLGSVGEPINPEAWEWYNTHIGKGRCPIVDTWWQTETGGHLLTPLPGATATKPGSATRPFFGVQPVVLEPESGKEIDSTEAEGVLCLKDSWPGQMRTIWGDHDRFQETYFSHYKGYYFSGDGCRRDADGYYWVTGRVDDVINVSGHRMGTAEVESALVAHQAVAEAAVVGYPHELKGQGIYAYVTLMNGVEATDALRKELEKWVRTEIGPIAKPDIIQWAPGLPKTRSGKIMRRILRKIAENDFDSLGDISTLADPSVVEELVDNRRNRG; encoded by the coding sequence ATGCATGCGCCGGATCCGGATTTTGTCTCCGGGGCACATATTGATTCGGCGAAATACGAGGCGATGTATCGCGAGTCCGTCGAGGATCCGGAAGGGTTCTGGGGCACGCATGGCAAGCGTCTGGACTGGATCAAGCCCTATACGGAGGTGAAGAACACGAACTTCCGGATGGGCGAGGTCGAGATCCACTGGTTTCGCGACGGCACGCTGAACGTCGCCTCGAACTGCATTGACCGCCACCTGAAGACCCGGGGCGACCAGGATGCGATCGTCTTCGTGCCCGACGAGCCCGACGCGCCGGTCAAGCACATCACCTATCGCGAGCTGCACGAGAAGGTGAACCGGATGGCCAATGTCCTGCTGAGCCAGGGCGTGATGCGGGGCGACCGCGTGGTCATCTACATGCCGATGATCCCCGAGGCCGCCTATGCGATGCTGGCCTGCGCCCGGATCGGGGCGATCCATTCGGTGGTCTTCGCGGGCTTCTCGGCCGACGGGCTGGCCAACCGCATCAACGATTGCGGCGCCAAGGTCGTCATCACCGCCGATACCGCGCCCAGGGGCGGGCGCAAGACCGCACTGAAATCGAATGCCGATGCAGCGCTCCTGCACTGCTCGGACAAGGTGCGCTGCATGGTCGTCAAGCATACCGGCGATCAGACCACCTGGATCCCCGGGCGAGACGTGGACGTCCTCGACCTGATGGAGCATGCCTCGCCCGACTGCCCGCCGCGCGAGCTGGCCTCGGAGCATCCGCTCTTCATCCTCTATACCTCGGGTTCGACCGGCAAGCCCAAGGGCGTGGTGCATTCCTCGGGCGGCTATCTCGCCTATGCCGCGATGACCCATGAATACACCTTCGACTATCACGAGGGCGACGTGTTCTGGTGCACCGCCGATGTCGGCTGGGTCACCGGCCACAGCTACATCGTCTACGGTCCGCTCGCCAATGGCGCCACGACCGTGATGTTCGAGGGCGTGCCGACCTACCCGGATGCGGGCCGGATGTGGCAGATCTGCCAGGATCTCAAGGTCAACCAGTTCTACACCGCCCCCACCGTGATCCGGGCGCTGATGGGCCAGGGCACCGACTGGGTCGAGAAATACGACCTGTCCTCGCTCAAGGTGCTGGGCTCGGTCGGCGAGCCGATCAACCCCGAGGCCTGGGAATGGTACAACACCCATATCGGCAAGGGCCGCTGCCCGATCGTCGACACCTGGTGGCAGACCGAGACCGGCGGCCATCTTCTGACCCCGCTTCCGGGCGCCACCGCGACCAAGCCCGGCTCGGCCACCAGGCCCTTCTTCGGGGTGCAGCCGGTGGTGCTGGAACCGGAATCGGGCAAGGAGATCGACAGCACCGAGGCCGAGGGCGTCCTCTGCCTCAAGGACAGCTGGCCCGGGCAGATGCGCACGATCTGGGGCGATCACGACCGCTTCCAGGAGACCTATTTCAGCCATTACAAGGGCTATTACTTCTCGGGCGACGGCTGCCGCCGCGATGCCGACGGCTATTACTGGGTCACGGGGCGCGTCGATGACGTGATCAACGTCTCGGGTCACCGGATGGGCACGGCCGAGGTGGAATCGGCGCTGGTGGCGCATCAGGCGGTCGCCGAGGCCGCGGTGGTCGGCTACCCGCATGAGCTGAAGGGGCAGGGCATCTATGCCTATGTGACGCTGATGAACGGGGTCGAGGCGACCGACGCGCTCCGCAAGGAGCTGGAGAAATGGGTCCGGACCGAGATCGGCCCGATCGCCAAGCCCGACATCATCCAATGGGCGCCGGGCCTTCCCAAGACCCGCTCGGGCAAGATCATGCGCCGCATCCTGCGCAAGATCGCCGAGAACGATTTCGACTCGCTCGGCGACATCTCGACCCTCGCCGACCCCTCCGTCGTCGAGGAGCTCGTCGACAACAGGAGAAACCGGGGCTAG
- a CDS encoding energy transducer TonB, which produces MRGGLEVLAFGGLALVLHLALWPGDETPGISAAGGGGEDLATLAAATAAIARQVSEWDSPPAPPQALPAPEAPPPPEAPPELAPPELLPELTDPAPRRPDLPRLAAMAASEPPPEPERHPDPRPEVRQARADTPRPVERPDPKPEPTPAPKPQPASQQPVRAAASQSSDMQQAEKAAGAGGAARGRAGEASAATRDPGRVATLMAQWGAAIRARIQRRVPEGAGRGAALVELTVSARGTLVSVRVVRSSGNARLDGLALAAVRQAGRFPAAPAGLGDGARSFSLEVRSR; this is translated from the coding sequence ATGCGGGGCGGTCTTGAAGTTCTGGCCTTTGGCGGTCTGGCGCTCGTGCTGCATCTGGCGCTCTGGCCCGGGGATGAGACGCCCGGGATCAGTGCCGCGGGCGGCGGCGGCGAGGATCTCGCCACGCTGGCCGCGGCGACGGCGGCCATTGCCCGCCAGGTCTCGGAATGGGACAGCCCGCCCGCACCGCCCCAGGCCCTGCCCGCGCCCGAGGCACCGCCGCCGCCCGAAGCTCCGCCCGAGCTGGCGCCCCCCGAGCTGCTGCCCGAACTCACGGACCCGGCGCCGCGCCGTCCCGATCTGCCGCGCCTTGCCGCCATGGCGGCATCCGAGCCGCCGCCCGAACCCGAGCGCCACCCCGATCCGAGGCCCGAGGTGCGGCAGGCCCGGGCCGACACCCCCCGCCCGGTCGAGCGCCCCGATCCGAAGCCCGAGCCGACACCCGCCCCGAAGCCCCAGCCCGCGTCGCAGCAGCCGGTCCGGGCCGCGGCGTCGCAAAGCTCGGATATGCAGCAGGCTGAAAAGGCGGCCGGGGCCGGGGGCGCGGCGCGCGGCCGGGCGGGCGAGGCCAGCGCTGCGACCCGCGATCCGGGTCGGGTCGCCACGCTGATGGCGCAATGGGGCGCGGCGATCCGGGCGCGCATCCAGCGCCGGGTGCCCGAGGGCGCGGGGCGCGGGGCAGCGCTGGTCGAGCTGACGGTCTCGGCCCGGGGAACGCTGGTCTCGGTGCGGGTGGTGCGCTCTTCGGGCAATGCCCGGCTTGACGGGCTGGCGCTGGCGGCGGTGCGTCAGGCGGGCCGCTTTCCGGCCGCGCCGGCCGGGCTGGGCGATGGCGCCCGCAGCTTCAGCCTCGAGGTCCGCTCGCGCTGA